The following proteins are co-located in the Doryrhamphus excisus isolate RoL2022-K1 chromosome 3, RoL_Dexc_1.0, whole genome shotgun sequence genome:
- the mark2b gene encoding serine/threonine-protein kinase MARK2 isoform X4 has product MSTRTPLVQVIENSAGQDSKSSSGRSSMSRCRNSIATTTSDDQPHIGNYRLLKTIGKGNFAKVKLARHVLTGKEVAVKIIDKTQLNSSSLQKLFREVRIMKMLNHPNIVKLFEVIETEKTLYLVMEYASGGEVFDYLVAHGRMKEKEARAKFRQIVSAVQYCHQKCIVHRDLKAENLLLDADMNIKIADFGFSNEFTLGNKLDTFCGSPPYAAPELFQGKKYDGPEVDVWSLGVILYTLVSGSLPFDGQNLKELRERVLRGKYRIPFYMSTDCENLLKKFLILNPSKRGSLEQQIMRDRWMNVGHEDEELKPYIEPQPDYKDPRRTDIMLQMGFSQEEIQDSLVNQKYNDVMATYLLLDYRNSELDEGGIKPRPGSDVSNINAPSPPHKVQRSVSSNQKAQNRRATDQSSSYSKRGDNRTSGDDSGRKGSSGSSTTKVPASPLVSSDRKKSATPSTNSILSTGTGRSRNSPLTERATLGQGIQNGKDSLNTPGSRASTASAAAVLSSSSSRPRHHKSLSSSNHPCPSDLHAPRPSAPSQRAPAASPSAHNISSAAATDRTNFSRGVGIRSTFHAGQQRGARDQQGSAYPGGPASPSLSHGNSQARRTHGATGIFSKFTSKFVRRSPYEGEGRDEGSRSMLSSTVDKSEKTSGGVLSSSSNNDENNSSPGSGNTGGTGTPPAIASQKDSAKPRSLRFTWSMKTTSSMEPMEMMREIRKVLDSNSCEYELRERYMLMCVSGNPARDDFVQWEMEVCKLPRLSLNGVRFKRISGTSIAFKNIASKIANELKL; this is encoded by the exons GTGGCTGTTAAAATCATTGATAAGACACAGCTCAACTCCTCAAGTTTGCAGAAG CTCTTTCGGGAGGTGAGGATCATGAAGATGTTAAATCACCCTAACATCG TTAAGCTCTTTGAGGTGATCGAGACAGAAAAGACTTTGTACCTGGTGATGGAGTATGCAAGTggag GAGAGGTTTTTGATTACTTAGTTGCTCATGGAAGGATGAAGGAGAAAGAAGCCCGTGCCAAATTCAGACAG ATTGTGTCAGCAGTGCAGTATTGCCATCAGAAGTGTATAGTACACAGAGACCTCAAG GCAGAGAACCTGCTGCTGGACGCAGACATGAACATCAAGATAGCAGACTTTGGCTTTAGTAACGAGTTCACTCTGGGGAATAAGCTTGACACGTTTTGTGGCTCCCCACCATACGCCGCTCCAGAGCTCTTCCAGGGCAAGAAATACGACGGGCCTGAGGTGGACGTCTGGAGTCTGGGAGTCATCCTCTACACGCTCGTCAGCGGCTCCCTGCCTTTTGATGGACAGAATCTCAAG GAGCTGAGAGAGCGTGTTCTGCGTGGCAAATACAGGATTCCCTTCTATATGTCCACTGACTGTGAAAACTTACTCAAGAAGTTCCTCATCCTGAACCCCTCCAAAAGAGGCAGCCTCGAG CAGCAGATAATGAGGGACCGGTGGATGAATGTAGGCCATGAGGACGAGGAACTCAAACCTTACATCGAACCACAGCCAGATTATAAGGACCCCCGGAGAACAG ACATTATGCTGCAGATGGGATTCTCTCAGGAGGAGATCCAGGACTCGCTGGTTAATCAGAAGTACAATGATGTGATGGCGACATACCTGCTACTGGACTATAGGAACTCTGAG CTGGATGAGGGTGGTATCAAGCCCCGGCCTGGAAGTGATGTAAGCAACATAAATGCCCCCTCCCCGCCTCACAAG GTACAGCGCAGTGTATCATCCAACCAGAAGGCTCAGAACCGCAGAGCTACTGACCAGA GCTCTTCCTACTCGAAGAGAGGAGACAACCGGACTTCTGGGGATGATTCTGGGAGGAAAGGTTCATCGGGCAGCTCCACTACCAAGGTGCCGGCAAGTCCTCTGGTCTCCTCTGACCGCAAGAAGAGCGCCACGCCCTCTACC AATAGCATCTTGTCCACTGGCACTGGTCGCAGTCGGAACTCTCCTCTGACTGAGAGAGCCACGCTGGGCCAGGGCATCCAAAACGGCAAAGACAG CCTAAACACTCCGGGTTCCCGCGCCTCCACTGCCTCAGCCGCAGCcgtcctctcctcctcctcctcgcgtCCCCGCCACCACAAGTCCTTGTCCTCCTCCAATCATCCATGCCCCTCTGACCTGCATGCACCACGACCCAG TGCGCCCTCTCAGCGGGCACCTGCCGCCTCCCCGTCGGCCCATAACATCAGCAGTGCGGCGGCGACCGACCGCACCAACTTCTCCCGCGGCGTGGGCATCCGCAGCACGTTCCACGCGGGTCAGCAACGAGGGGCCCGGGACCAGCAGGGCTCTGCCTACCCTGGCGGGCCGGCATCCCCGTCGCTGTCGCATGGCAACAGCCAGGCACGGAGGACACACGGGGCCACTGGGATCTTCAGCAAGTTCACGTCAAAGTTTGTACGCAG GAGTCCTTATGAGGGAGAGGGTCGGGATGAGGGGAGCAG ATCCATGCTGAGCAGCACTGTGGACAAGTCCGAGAAGACATCCGGCGGTGTTCTCTCGTCCTCTTCCAACAATGATGAGAACAACTCCTCACCAGGATCTGGGAACACTG GCGGCACAGGCACGCCCCCCGCCATCGCCAGCCAGAAGGACTCGGCCAAGCCACGCTCACTGCGCTTCACCTGGTCCATGAAGACCACTTCCTCTATGGAGCCCATGGAGATGATGCGAGAGATCCGCAAGGTGCTCGACTCCAACAGTTGTGAGTACGAGCTGCGTGAGCGCTACATGCTGATGTGCGTGTCGGGCAACCCGGCCCGTGACGACTTCGTCCAGTGGGAGATGGAAGTGTGCAAGCTGCCACGACTCTCCCTCAACGGCGTGCGTTTCAAGCGGATCTCGGGCACATCCATCGCCTTCAAGAACATTGCATCGAAGATCGCCAATGAGCTCAAGCTGTGA
- the mark2b gene encoding serine/threonine-protein kinase MARK2 isoform X3 yields MSTRTPLVQVIENSAGQDSKSSSGRSSMSRCRNSIATTTSDDQPHIGNYRLLKTIGKGNFAKVKLARHVLTGKEVAVKIIDKTQLNSSSLQKLFREVRIMKMLNHPNIVKLFEVIETEKTLYLVMEYASGGEVFDYLVAHGRMKEKEARAKFRQIVSAVQYCHQKCIVHRDLKAENLLLDADMNIKIADFGFSNEFTLGNKLDTFCGSPPYAAPELFQGKKYDGPEVDVWSLGVILYTLVSGSLPFDGQNLKELRERVLRGKYRIPFYMSTDCENLLKKFLILNPSKRGSLEQIMRDRWMNVGHEDEELKPYIEPQPDYKDPRRTDIMLQMGFSQEEIQDSLVNQKYNDVMATYLLLDYRNSELDEGGIKPRPGSDVSNINAPSPPHKVQRSVSSNQKAQNRRATDQSSSYSKRGDNRTSGDDSGRKGSSGSSTTKVPASPLVSSDRKKSATPSTNSILSTGTGRSRNSPLTERATLGQGIQNGKDSLNTPGSRASTASAAAVLSSSSSRPRHHKSLSSSNHPCPSDLHAPRPSAPSQRAPAASPSAHNISSAAATDRTNFSRGVGIRSTFHAGQQRGARDQQGSAYPGGPASPSLSHGNSQARRTHGATGIFSKFTSKFVRRNLSFRFPRRSPYEGEGRDEGSRSMLSSTVDKSEKTSGGVLSSSSNNDENNSSPGSGNTGGTGTPPAIASQKDSAKPRSLRFTWSMKTTSSMEPMEMMREIRKVLDSNSCEYELRERYMLMCVSGNPARDDFVQWEMEVCKLPRLSLNGVRFKRISGTSIAFKNIASKIANELKL; encoded by the exons GTGGCTGTTAAAATCATTGATAAGACACAGCTCAACTCCTCAAGTTTGCAGAAG CTCTTTCGGGAGGTGAGGATCATGAAGATGTTAAATCACCCTAACATCG TTAAGCTCTTTGAGGTGATCGAGACAGAAAAGACTTTGTACCTGGTGATGGAGTATGCAAGTggag GAGAGGTTTTTGATTACTTAGTTGCTCATGGAAGGATGAAGGAGAAAGAAGCCCGTGCCAAATTCAGACAG ATTGTGTCAGCAGTGCAGTATTGCCATCAGAAGTGTATAGTACACAGAGACCTCAAG GCAGAGAACCTGCTGCTGGACGCAGACATGAACATCAAGATAGCAGACTTTGGCTTTAGTAACGAGTTCACTCTGGGGAATAAGCTTGACACGTTTTGTGGCTCCCCACCATACGCCGCTCCAGAGCTCTTCCAGGGCAAGAAATACGACGGGCCTGAGGTGGACGTCTGGAGTCTGGGAGTCATCCTCTACACGCTCGTCAGCGGCTCCCTGCCTTTTGATGGACAGAATCTCAAG GAGCTGAGAGAGCGTGTTCTGCGTGGCAAATACAGGATTCCCTTCTATATGTCCACTGACTGTGAAAACTTACTCAAGAAGTTCCTCATCCTGAACCCCTCCAAAAGAGGCAGCCTCGAG CAGATAATGAGGGACCGGTGGATGAATGTAGGCCATGAGGACGAGGAACTCAAACCTTACATCGAACCACAGCCAGATTATAAGGACCCCCGGAGAACAG ACATTATGCTGCAGATGGGATTCTCTCAGGAGGAGATCCAGGACTCGCTGGTTAATCAGAAGTACAATGATGTGATGGCGACATACCTGCTACTGGACTATAGGAACTCTGAG CTGGATGAGGGTGGTATCAAGCCCCGGCCTGGAAGTGATGTAAGCAACATAAATGCCCCCTCCCCGCCTCACAAG GTACAGCGCAGTGTATCATCCAACCAGAAGGCTCAGAACCGCAGAGCTACTGACCAGA GCTCTTCCTACTCGAAGAGAGGAGACAACCGGACTTCTGGGGATGATTCTGGGAGGAAAGGTTCATCGGGCAGCTCCACTACCAAGGTGCCGGCAAGTCCTCTGGTCTCCTCTGACCGCAAGAAGAGCGCCACGCCCTCTACC AATAGCATCTTGTCCACTGGCACTGGTCGCAGTCGGAACTCTCCTCTGACTGAGAGAGCCACGCTGGGCCAGGGCATCCAAAACGGCAAAGACAG CCTAAACACTCCGGGTTCCCGCGCCTCCACTGCCTCAGCCGCAGCcgtcctctcctcctcctcctcgcgtCCCCGCCACCACAAGTCCTTGTCCTCCTCCAATCATCCATGCCCCTCTGACCTGCATGCACCACGACCCAG TGCGCCCTCTCAGCGGGCACCTGCCGCCTCCCCGTCGGCCCATAACATCAGCAGTGCGGCGGCGACCGACCGCACCAACTTCTCCCGCGGCGTGGGCATCCGCAGCACGTTCCACGCGGGTCAGCAACGAGGGGCCCGGGACCAGCAGGGCTCTGCCTACCCTGGCGGGCCGGCATCCCCGTCGCTGTCGCATGGCAACAGCCAGGCACGGAGGACACACGGGGCCACTGGGATCTTCAGCAAGTTCACGTCAAAGTTTGTACGCAG aaaTCTGTCGTTCAGGTTTCCAAGAAG GAGTCCTTATGAGGGAGAGGGTCGGGATGAGGGGAGCAG ATCCATGCTGAGCAGCACTGTGGACAAGTCCGAGAAGACATCCGGCGGTGTTCTCTCGTCCTCTTCCAACAATGATGAGAACAACTCCTCACCAGGATCTGGGAACACTG GCGGCACAGGCACGCCCCCCGCCATCGCCAGCCAGAAGGACTCGGCCAAGCCACGCTCACTGCGCTTCACCTGGTCCATGAAGACCACTTCCTCTATGGAGCCCATGGAGATGATGCGAGAGATCCGCAAGGTGCTCGACTCCAACAGTTGTGAGTACGAGCTGCGTGAGCGCTACATGCTGATGTGCGTGTCGGGCAACCCGGCCCGTGACGACTTCGTCCAGTGGGAGATGGAAGTGTGCAAGCTGCCACGACTCTCCCTCAACGGCGTGCGTTTCAAGCGGATCTCGGGCACATCCATCGCCTTCAAGAACATTGCATCGAAGATCGCCAATGAGCTCAAGCTGTGA
- the mark2b gene encoding serine/threonine-protein kinase MARK2 isoform X6, whose product MSTRTPLVQVIENSAGQDSKSSSGRSSMSRCRNSIATTTSDDQPHIGNYRLLKTIGKGNFAKVKLARHVLTGKEVAVKIIDKTQLNSSSLQKLFREVRIMKMLNHPNIVKLFEVIETEKTLYLVMEYASGGEVFDYLVAHGRMKEKEARAKFRQIVSAVQYCHQKCIVHRDLKAENLLLDADMNIKIADFGFSNEFTLGNKLDTFCGSPPYAAPELFQGKKYDGPEVDVWSLGVILYTLVSGSLPFDGQNLKELRERVLRGKYRIPFYMSTDCENLLKKFLILNPSKRGSLEQQIMRDRWMNVGHEDEELKPYIEPQPDYKDPRRTDIMLQMGFSQEEIQDSLVNQKYNDVMATYLLLDYRNSELDEGGIKPRPGSDVQRSVSSNQKAQNRRATDQSSSYSKRGDNRTSGDDSGRKGSSGSSTTKVPASPLVSSDRKKSATPSTNSILSTGTGRSRNSPLTERATLGQGIQNGKDSLNTPGSRASTASAAAVLSSSSSRPRHHKSLSSSNHPCPSDLHAPRPSAPSQRAPAASPSAHNISSAAATDRTNFSRGVGIRSTFHAGQQRGARDQQGSAYPGGPASPSLSHGNSQARRTHGATGIFSKFTSKFVRRNLSFRFPRRSPYEGEGRDEGSRSMLSSTVDKSEKTSGGVLSSSSNNDENNSSPGSGNTGGTGTPPAIASQKDSAKPRSLRFTWSMKTTSSMEPMEMMREIRKVLDSNSCEYELRERYMLMCVSGNPARDDFVQWEMEVCKLPRLSLNGVRFKRISGTSIAFKNIASKIANELKL is encoded by the exons GTGGCTGTTAAAATCATTGATAAGACACAGCTCAACTCCTCAAGTTTGCAGAAG CTCTTTCGGGAGGTGAGGATCATGAAGATGTTAAATCACCCTAACATCG TTAAGCTCTTTGAGGTGATCGAGACAGAAAAGACTTTGTACCTGGTGATGGAGTATGCAAGTggag GAGAGGTTTTTGATTACTTAGTTGCTCATGGAAGGATGAAGGAGAAAGAAGCCCGTGCCAAATTCAGACAG ATTGTGTCAGCAGTGCAGTATTGCCATCAGAAGTGTATAGTACACAGAGACCTCAAG GCAGAGAACCTGCTGCTGGACGCAGACATGAACATCAAGATAGCAGACTTTGGCTTTAGTAACGAGTTCACTCTGGGGAATAAGCTTGACACGTTTTGTGGCTCCCCACCATACGCCGCTCCAGAGCTCTTCCAGGGCAAGAAATACGACGGGCCTGAGGTGGACGTCTGGAGTCTGGGAGTCATCCTCTACACGCTCGTCAGCGGCTCCCTGCCTTTTGATGGACAGAATCTCAAG GAGCTGAGAGAGCGTGTTCTGCGTGGCAAATACAGGATTCCCTTCTATATGTCCACTGACTGTGAAAACTTACTCAAGAAGTTCCTCATCCTGAACCCCTCCAAAAGAGGCAGCCTCGAG CAGCAGATAATGAGGGACCGGTGGATGAATGTAGGCCATGAGGACGAGGAACTCAAACCTTACATCGAACCACAGCCAGATTATAAGGACCCCCGGAGAACAG ACATTATGCTGCAGATGGGATTCTCTCAGGAGGAGATCCAGGACTCGCTGGTTAATCAGAAGTACAATGATGTGATGGCGACATACCTGCTACTGGACTATAGGAACTCTGAG CTGGATGAGGGTGGTATCAAGCCCCGGCCTGGAAGTGAT GTACAGCGCAGTGTATCATCCAACCAGAAGGCTCAGAACCGCAGAGCTACTGACCAGA GCTCTTCCTACTCGAAGAGAGGAGACAACCGGACTTCTGGGGATGATTCTGGGAGGAAAGGTTCATCGGGCAGCTCCACTACCAAGGTGCCGGCAAGTCCTCTGGTCTCCTCTGACCGCAAGAAGAGCGCCACGCCCTCTACC AATAGCATCTTGTCCACTGGCACTGGTCGCAGTCGGAACTCTCCTCTGACTGAGAGAGCCACGCTGGGCCAGGGCATCCAAAACGGCAAAGACAG CCTAAACACTCCGGGTTCCCGCGCCTCCACTGCCTCAGCCGCAGCcgtcctctcctcctcctcctcgcgtCCCCGCCACCACAAGTCCTTGTCCTCCTCCAATCATCCATGCCCCTCTGACCTGCATGCACCACGACCCAG TGCGCCCTCTCAGCGGGCACCTGCCGCCTCCCCGTCGGCCCATAACATCAGCAGTGCGGCGGCGACCGACCGCACCAACTTCTCCCGCGGCGTGGGCATCCGCAGCACGTTCCACGCGGGTCAGCAACGAGGGGCCCGGGACCAGCAGGGCTCTGCCTACCCTGGCGGGCCGGCATCCCCGTCGCTGTCGCATGGCAACAGCCAGGCACGGAGGACACACGGGGCCACTGGGATCTTCAGCAAGTTCACGTCAAAGTTTGTACGCAG aaaTCTGTCGTTCAGGTTTCCAAGAAG GAGTCCTTATGAGGGAGAGGGTCGGGATGAGGGGAGCAG ATCCATGCTGAGCAGCACTGTGGACAAGTCCGAGAAGACATCCGGCGGTGTTCTCTCGTCCTCTTCCAACAATGATGAGAACAACTCCTCACCAGGATCTGGGAACACTG GCGGCACAGGCACGCCCCCCGCCATCGCCAGCCAGAAGGACTCGGCCAAGCCACGCTCACTGCGCTTCACCTGGTCCATGAAGACCACTTCCTCTATGGAGCCCATGGAGATGATGCGAGAGATCCGCAAGGTGCTCGACTCCAACAGTTGTGAGTACGAGCTGCGTGAGCGCTACATGCTGATGTGCGTGTCGGGCAACCCGGCCCGTGACGACTTCGTCCAGTGGGAGATGGAAGTGTGCAAGCTGCCACGACTCTCCCTCAACGGCGTGCGTTTCAAGCGGATCTCGGGCACATCCATCGCCTTCAAGAACATTGCATCGAAGATCGCCAATGAGCTCAAGCTGTGA
- the mark2b gene encoding serine/threonine-protein kinase MARK2 isoform X8 produces the protein MSTRTPLVQVIENSAGQDSKSSSGRSSMSRCRNSIATTTSDDQPHIGNYRLLKTIGKGNFAKVKLARHVLTGKEVAVKIIDKTQLNSSSLQKLFREVRIMKMLNHPNIVKLFEVIETEKTLYLVMEYASGGEVFDYLVAHGRMKEKEARAKFRQIVSAVQYCHQKCIVHRDLKAENLLLDADMNIKIADFGFSNEFTLGNKLDTFCGSPPYAAPELFQGKKYDGPEVDVWSLGVILYTLVSGSLPFDGQNLKELRERVLRGKYRIPFYMSTDCENLLKKFLILNPSKRGSLEQQIMRDRWMNVGHEDEELKPYIEPQPDYKDPRRTDIMLQMGFSQEEIQDSLVNQKYNDVMATYLLLDYRNSELDEGGIKPRPGSDVSNINAPSPPHKVQRSVSSNQKAQNRRATDQSSSYSKRGDNRTSGDDSGRKGSSGSSTTKNSILSTGTGRSRNSPLTERATLGQGIQNGKDSLNTPGSRASTASAAAVLSSSSSRPRHHKSLSSSNHPCPSDLHAPRPSAPSQRAPAASPSAHNISSAAATDRTNFSRGVGIRSTFHAGQQRGARDQQGSAYPGGPASPSLSHGNSQARRTHGATGIFSKFTSKFVRRNLSFRFPRRSPYEGEGRDEGSRSMLSSTVDKSEKTSGGVLSSSSNNDENNSSPGSGNTGGTGTPPAIASQKDSAKPRSLRFTWSMKTTSSMEPMEMMREIRKVLDSNSCEYELRERYMLMCVSGNPARDDFVQWEMEVCKLPRLSLNGVRFKRISGTSIAFKNIASKIANELKL, from the exons GTGGCTGTTAAAATCATTGATAAGACACAGCTCAACTCCTCAAGTTTGCAGAAG CTCTTTCGGGAGGTGAGGATCATGAAGATGTTAAATCACCCTAACATCG TTAAGCTCTTTGAGGTGATCGAGACAGAAAAGACTTTGTACCTGGTGATGGAGTATGCAAGTggag GAGAGGTTTTTGATTACTTAGTTGCTCATGGAAGGATGAAGGAGAAAGAAGCCCGTGCCAAATTCAGACAG ATTGTGTCAGCAGTGCAGTATTGCCATCAGAAGTGTATAGTACACAGAGACCTCAAG GCAGAGAACCTGCTGCTGGACGCAGACATGAACATCAAGATAGCAGACTTTGGCTTTAGTAACGAGTTCACTCTGGGGAATAAGCTTGACACGTTTTGTGGCTCCCCACCATACGCCGCTCCAGAGCTCTTCCAGGGCAAGAAATACGACGGGCCTGAGGTGGACGTCTGGAGTCTGGGAGTCATCCTCTACACGCTCGTCAGCGGCTCCCTGCCTTTTGATGGACAGAATCTCAAG GAGCTGAGAGAGCGTGTTCTGCGTGGCAAATACAGGATTCCCTTCTATATGTCCACTGACTGTGAAAACTTACTCAAGAAGTTCCTCATCCTGAACCCCTCCAAAAGAGGCAGCCTCGAG CAGCAGATAATGAGGGACCGGTGGATGAATGTAGGCCATGAGGACGAGGAACTCAAACCTTACATCGAACCACAGCCAGATTATAAGGACCCCCGGAGAACAG ACATTATGCTGCAGATGGGATTCTCTCAGGAGGAGATCCAGGACTCGCTGGTTAATCAGAAGTACAATGATGTGATGGCGACATACCTGCTACTGGACTATAGGAACTCTGAG CTGGATGAGGGTGGTATCAAGCCCCGGCCTGGAAGTGATGTAAGCAACATAAATGCCCCCTCCCCGCCTCACAAG GTACAGCGCAGTGTATCATCCAACCAGAAGGCTCAGAACCGCAGAGCTACTGACCAGA GCTCTTCCTACTCGAAGAGAGGAGACAACCGGACTTCTGGGGATGATTCTGGGAGGAAAGGTTCATCGGGCAGCTCCACTACCAAG AATAGCATCTTGTCCACTGGCACTGGTCGCAGTCGGAACTCTCCTCTGACTGAGAGAGCCACGCTGGGCCAGGGCATCCAAAACGGCAAAGACAG CCTAAACACTCCGGGTTCCCGCGCCTCCACTGCCTCAGCCGCAGCcgtcctctcctcctcctcctcgcgtCCCCGCCACCACAAGTCCTTGTCCTCCTCCAATCATCCATGCCCCTCTGACCTGCATGCACCACGACCCAG TGCGCCCTCTCAGCGGGCACCTGCCGCCTCCCCGTCGGCCCATAACATCAGCAGTGCGGCGGCGACCGACCGCACCAACTTCTCCCGCGGCGTGGGCATCCGCAGCACGTTCCACGCGGGTCAGCAACGAGGGGCCCGGGACCAGCAGGGCTCTGCCTACCCTGGCGGGCCGGCATCCCCGTCGCTGTCGCATGGCAACAGCCAGGCACGGAGGACACACGGGGCCACTGGGATCTTCAGCAAGTTCACGTCAAAGTTTGTACGCAG aaaTCTGTCGTTCAGGTTTCCAAGAAG GAGTCCTTATGAGGGAGAGGGTCGGGATGAGGGGAGCAG ATCCATGCTGAGCAGCACTGTGGACAAGTCCGAGAAGACATCCGGCGGTGTTCTCTCGTCCTCTTCCAACAATGATGAGAACAACTCCTCACCAGGATCTGGGAACACTG GCGGCACAGGCACGCCCCCCGCCATCGCCAGCCAGAAGGACTCGGCCAAGCCACGCTCACTGCGCTTCACCTGGTCCATGAAGACCACTTCCTCTATGGAGCCCATGGAGATGATGCGAGAGATCCGCAAGGTGCTCGACTCCAACAGTTGTGAGTACGAGCTGCGTGAGCGCTACATGCTGATGTGCGTGTCGGGCAACCCGGCCCGTGACGACTTCGTCCAGTGGGAGATGGAAGTGTGCAAGCTGCCACGACTCTCCCTCAACGGCGTGCGTTTCAAGCGGATCTCGGGCACATCCATCGCCTTCAAGAACATTGCATCGAAGATCGCCAATGAGCTCAAGCTGTGA